From a single Miscanthus floridulus cultivar M001 chromosome 8, ASM1932011v1, whole genome shotgun sequence genomic region:
- the LOC136470479 gene encoding uncharacterized protein codes for MVRAAAVGHASSKYGRRLGHRGLHAWLGRVVGGGSVGGGEGEGGGGAGGGGGGHGAAGWKGSWVADGVGEGEMQACEVDGAIGAGKAAGDGGWGAPARGAP; via the coding sequence ATGGTGAGGGCGGCCGCGGTTGGTCATGCCAGCTCCAAATACGGGCGGCGTCTGGGACACCGTGGGCTCCACGCGTGGCTGGGGAGGGTTGTGGGTGGTGGATCTgtagggggaggggagggggaggggggcgGCGGTGCCGGCGGGGGCGGAGGCGGGCATGGAGCCGCCGGCTGGAAAGGGTCGTGGGTTGCGGATGGGGTGGGGGAAGGGGAGATGCAGGCGTGTGAGGTGGATGGGGCCATCGGCGCCGGGAAGGCGGCCGGCGACGGTGGATGGGGGGCGCCCGCCAGGGGCGCCCCCTAG